A window from Leguminivora glycinivorella isolate SPB_JAAS2020 chromosome 16, LegGlyc_1.1, whole genome shotgun sequence encodes these proteins:
- the LOC125234858 gene encoding 60S ribosomal protein L12 — MPPKFDPNEVKIVNLRCVGGEVGATSSLAPKIGPLGLSPKKVGDDIAKATSDWKGLKITVQLTVQNRQAQISVVPSAAALIIRALKEPPRDRKKQKNIKHSGNISLEDVIGIAKIMRPRSMARELSGSVKEILGTAQSVGCTVEGRAPHDLITDINTGALVIDE; from the exons ATGCCGCCTAAGTTCGATCCTAATGAAGTTAAAATCG TTAACTTGAGATGTGTTGGAGGAGAAGTTGGTGCCACATCATCTTTGGCTCCTAAGATCGGTCCCCTCGGTCTG TCCCCCAAAAAGGTTGGTGATGACATCGCCAAGGCTACCAGCGACTGGAAGGGTCTGAAGATCACCGTCCAACTGACGGTGCAGAACAGACAGGCCCAGATCTCCGTCGTGCCCTCTGCTGCTGCCCTCATCATCAGAGCCCTGAAAGAGCCGCCACGTGACCGCAAGAAGCAAAAGAACA TCAAGCACAGCGGCAACATCTCCCTCGAAGATGTGATCGGCATCGCCAAGATCATGCGTCCACGCTCCATGGCGCGCGAGCTGTCGGGCAGCGTGAAGGAGATCCTCGGCACGGCGCAGTCCGTGGGCTGCACGGTGGAGGGCCGCGCGCCGCACGACCTCATCACTGACATCAACACGGGCGCGCTCGTCATTGACGAATAA
- the LOC125234651 gene encoding MAU2 chromatid cohesion factor homolog → MASTQDAWYISLLGLAEHFRTSNPPDIKSCIQCLQAVFNFKPPQRVEARTHLQLGNILLTHTKNIDLARTHLEQSWCLSQTINGFDDVKFEAASVLAELFEQQGQPTHSKPILRKAIELSQHSVYWHCRLIFQLAQIHATEREYEVASSLLGVGVDYAQISNAAYTRVLFLLSRVMLLLIDKKIQEVLPLLNQAGHLVDSWTGSPHQKEYLKVFFLVLQVCHYLMAGQVKSVKPCLKQLQQSIQTIMAPSWPDDDTVCGTAPGESFVWLSRQQLYVLVYLVTVMHSAQAGYMDKAHKYTEKALAQIDKLTAGGFSDSVTLVGARTGAALAWRLRMALVEHAALCRLVCGGKAHALHEIARAAHLLTIAPSAASAAAHTPQLHCLLGLYAMSMNCMEAAEAQFLTAIHMSQERDLWMFAKLNLAIVYLRGRRDNDLAQLMEQVRPEALPAYAHGLRAASYYVLGLQAFFQARYNEAKRYLRETLKMANAEDLNRLTSCSLVLLGHIFLSINNSRESMNMVTPAMQLASKIPDVHVQLWASAILKDLYRLAGDTERENEAYQMHCNFSQSLLKDHFQATQLPQHALVHWTQGPPPALPPPPASSNPT, encoded by the exons ATGGCGTCAACGCAGGACGCTTGGTATATATCTTTACTTGGTTTAGCAGAACATTTCCGAACATCTAATCCTCCTGACATAAAAAGTTGTATCCAGTGCCTACAAgctgtatttaattttaaaccgCCCCAAAGGGTCGAAGCCCGAACTCATTTACAACTTGGAAATATCCTTTTGACACACACTAAAAACATCGACTTGGCGAGGACGCATTTAGAGCAGAGT TGGTGCCTCTCTCAGACTATCAATGGGTTCGATGACGTTAAGTTTGAGGCGGCGAGTGTGCTGGCAGAGCTGTTCGAGCAGCAGGGCCAGCCCACTCACTCCAAACCCATTCTTCGCAAGGCAATTGAGTTATCACAACACAGTGTTTACTGGCACTGCAGGCTAATATTCCAACTGGCA CAAATCCACGCAACGGAAAGAGAGTATGAAGTGGCCAGCAGTCTCCTGGGCGTGGGAGTGGACTATGCTCAGATCTCCAATGCGGCATACACAAGGGTACTGTTCCTGCTCAGTAGGGTAATG CTACTGTTAATAGATAAGAAAATCCAAGAAGTTTTACCACTGCTGAACCAGGCGGGCCACTTAGTAGACTCCTGGACAGGGAGTCCACACCAGAAAGAGTACCTTAAAGTCTTCTTCTTGGTCCTACAA GTATGCCACTACTTAATGGCAGGACAAGTGAAGAGCGTGAAACCCTGCTTGAAACAGCTTCAGCAGAGCATTCAGACAATTATGGCCCCTTCATGGCCTGATGATGACA CGGTATGCGGCACAGCGCCGGGCGAATCCTTCGTCTGGCTGTCGCGGCAGCAGCTCTACGTGCTAGTGTACTTAGTGACTGTGATGCACTCAGCGCAGGCCGGGTACATGGACAAGGCCCACAAGTACACCGAGAAGGCTCTGGCGCAGATCGACAAGCTTACTG cgGGCGGTTTCTCCGACTCAGTGACGCTAGTTGGCGCAAGGACCGGCGCCGCGCTAGCCTGGCGTCTCCGCATGGCGTTAGTAGAACACGCGGCGCTATGTCGACTCGTTTGCGGCGGCAAAGCACATGCGTTACATGAGATAGCTCGCGCCGCGCACCTGTTGACTATCGCGCCCTCTG CGGCCAGCGCGGCAGCGCACACGCCGCAGCTGCACTGCCTGCTCGGCCTCTACGCCATGTCCATGAACTGCATGGAGGCCGCCGAGGCGCAATTCCTCACCGCCATCCAT ATGTCACAAGAGAGAGACTTATGGATGTTCGCGAAACTTAACCTGGCCATTGTATACTTACGGGGGAGGCGGGATAACGACCTGGCGCAGCTAATGGAACAG GTTCGACCAGAGGCGTTGCCGGCTTACGCGCACGGGCTACGCGCTGCCTCCTACTACGTTCTAGGGCTGCAGGCCTTCTTCCAGGCGCGGTATAACGAGGCCAA ACGGTACCTCCGGGAAACACTCAAAATGGCGAACGCCGAGGACCTAAACAGGCTAACATCCTGCTCGCTCGTGTTACTCGGGCACATCTTTCTGTCCATCAACAACTCGCGCGAGTCCATGAACATGGTGACGCCGGCCATGCAGCTCGCCAGCAAGATCCCTGACGTGCACGTGCAGCTCTGGGCCTCGGCCATACTCAAGG ACCTATACCGGCTAGCCGGCGACACGGAGCGCGAGAACGAAGCGTACCAAATGCACTGCAACTTCTCCCAGTCCCTGCTGAAGGACCACTTCCAGGCCACGCAGCTGCCGCAGCACGCCCTCGTGCACTGGACGCAGGGGCCCCCGCCGGCGTTACCCCCGCCACCCGCCTCTTCTAACCCCACGTAG